Proteins encoded together in one Bacillus kexueae window:
- a CDS encoding flagellin has translation MRINHNIAALNTYRQLTAGSMASSKSMEKLSSGLRINRAGDDAAGLSISEKMRAQVRGLEQASRNAQDGISMIQTAEGALNETHAILQRMRELSVQASNDTNSADDREAIGEELLQLKDEIDRISKTTEFNGKKLLNGDLAPTVSGGTASVGTMLTTTANATISDIDVSGALGSETYTLSNAGGGQVTLTRSSDSVAQTITLDATIGADGKMTLDFNELGVKLELTGDSAKTAGDIATDLDTLNITTGANASASFAIGSNGTANEKLNVSFDKMDSTTLGTGVGSYINNVVTGPANSIVDTSTKADALTAVLDDAIKQVSTQRSKLGAAQNRLEHTINNLGTASENLTAAESRIRDVDYALAA, from the coding sequence ATGCGTATTAATCACAACATCGCGGCGTTAAATACGTACCGCCAATTAACAGCAGGCTCTATGGCTTCATCTAAGTCTATGGAGAAATTATCATCTGGTCTTCGTATCAACCGTGCAGGTGACGATGCAGCCGGATTATCTATCTCTGAAAAAATGCGTGCGCAAGTACGTGGTTTAGAGCAAGCTTCTCGTAACGCACAAGATGGTATCTCTATGATTCAAACAGCTGAAGGTGCGTTAAACGAAACTCATGCGATTTTACAACGTATGCGTGAACTTTCTGTTCAAGCTTCCAACGATACGAACAGCGCTGACGACCGTGAGGCAATCGGTGAAGAGTTACTTCAATTAAAAGACGAAATCGATCGTATCTCTAAAACAACTGAGTTCAACGGAAAGAAACTTTTAAACGGTGACTTAGCTCCTACAGTATCTGGTGGTACTGCTTCTGTTGGTACAATGTTAACTACAACTGCGAATGCAACAATCTCAGACATCGATGTATCTGGTGCACTTGGTAGTGAAACGTATACACTTTCTAATGCTGGTGGTGGCCAGGTAACATTAACTCGTAGTAGCGACTCTGTTGCTCAAACAATTACACTTGACGCAACAATCGGTGCTGACGGTAAAATGACACTTGACTTCAACGAATTAGGCGTTAAGTTAGAACTTACAGGGGACTCTGCAAAAACAGCAGGTGACATCGCTACAGATTTAGATACGTTAAACATCACAACTGGTGCAAATGCATCTGCAAGTTTCGCAATTGGTTCTAACGGTACTGCGAACGAAAAGTTAAACGTTTCTTTTGATAAAATGGATTCTACTACATTAGGTACAGGTGTAGGTAGCTACATCAATAACGTAGTAACTGGTCCTGCAAACTCAATTGTTGACACATCTACAAAAGCAGACGCTTTAACAGCAGTTCTTGACGATGCAATCAAGCAAGTATCAACTCAACGTTCTAAACTTGGTGCTGCGCAAAACCGCTTAGAGCACACAATCAACAACTTAGGAACAGCATCTGAGAACTTAACAGCAGCTGAGTCTCGTATCCGTGACGTAGATTATGCCTTAGCTGCCTAG
- the csrA gene encoding carbon storage regulator CsrA: MLILSRKLKQSIMIGDDIEITVTAIEGDQVKIGIKAPKNIDIHRKEVYQDIQTENESASQISLDLLSKIKMKEIEKKD, encoded by the coding sequence GTGCTCATCTTGTCCCGAAAATTAAAACAATCGATCATGATTGGTGATGACATCGAAATTACCGTTACAGCGATTGAAGGAGACCAAGTCAAAATCGGCATTAAAGCACCTAAAAACATCGATATACACCGAAAAGAAGTGTATCAAGACATCCAAACCGAAAACGAATCGGCGTCTCAAATCTCTCTGGATCTCCTTAGTAAAATAAAAATGAAAGAAATTGAAAAAAAGGATTAA
- the fliW gene encoding flagellar assembly protein FliW, which produces MKLQTKYHGEIEIKDTEVIEFSTGIPGFINEKKFVILRLEEESPFFILQSVGTPELAFVLAIPFLYFKDYEIELDENTISQLHIEREEDVSVYSILTVKDPFEQTTANLQAPIIINNQSKRGKQIILTNTSYKTKHVLFERMKEEV; this is translated from the coding sequence ATGAAGTTACAAACAAAATATCATGGAGAAATCGAGATAAAAGACACAGAGGTTATTGAGTTCTCTACAGGAATCCCAGGATTTATCAATGAAAAGAAATTTGTCATCCTGCGTCTTGAAGAGGAATCGCCGTTTTTTATATTACAATCAGTTGGTACGCCTGAACTTGCATTTGTCTTAGCTATCCCGTTTCTCTACTTCAAGGACTATGAGATTGAGTTAGATGAAAATACGATTTCCCAATTACATATTGAGCGTGAAGAAGACGTGTCTGTGTACTCGATTTTAACCGTTAAAGATCCGTTTGAGCAAACAACTGCCAACCTCCAAGCACCAATCATTATTAACAATCAATCAAAGCGTGGCAAGCAAATCATTCTGACAAACACCTCTTACAAAACGAAACATGTACTTTTTGAACGAATGAAAGAGGAGGTGTAA